A genomic segment from Paenarthrobacter sp. A20 encodes:
- a CDS encoding Y-family DNA polymerase has protein sequence MSKPAVMRRMQEIAHVDVNCFYASAERAFNPALEGKPVIVLSNNDGCAVTRSPEAKRLGIVMGDPWFKLRPRAKEWGLVALSSNYELYGDISARVMELLGRYSAWLEVYSIDEAFLGVKGEPDELLALGREMKAACRRHVGVPVCVGIAPTKTLAKLCNKWAKNNPAFNGVCRWESVPAAQREALMAKLSVIEIWGVATRLTKRLNAMGIFSILDLTRANPVAIRDKYSIVMMRTVLELQGTPCIPMEEERIGRDQLIFSRSFSTPITTTAGLRQVMSVYAQMASARLAKHGLQAKVLTAFAATSHFNPNEKSFPSVCLALPMPTADPVLLTKAAHALLPQVYEGVKYVRAGIMVTDLRPSGNQKPLELFENPHEERGIGILLEDVAKRYGRGSIGLGHAGIKGGPDWSMKRDMLSPRYTTHWDELPLVKAA, from the coding sequence ATGTCTAAGCCCGCGGTGATGCGCCGGATGCAGGAAATCGCGCACGTGGACGTCAACTGCTTTTACGCCTCGGCCGAGCGCGCGTTCAACCCTGCTTTGGAGGGCAAACCGGTCATCGTGCTCTCCAACAATGACGGCTGCGCCGTCACCCGCTCCCCAGAAGCGAAGCGCCTGGGCATTGTCATGGGCGATCCGTGGTTCAAGCTACGGCCACGGGCCAAGGAATGGGGGCTGGTGGCCCTGTCGAGCAACTACGAGTTGTACGGGGACATTTCCGCCCGGGTCATGGAGCTGCTGGGTCGCTACTCAGCCTGGCTTGAGGTCTACTCCATCGATGAGGCGTTCCTGGGCGTCAAGGGCGAACCGGACGAGCTGCTGGCCCTGGGCCGGGAGATGAAGGCCGCGTGCCGGCGGCACGTCGGCGTGCCGGTCTGCGTCGGGATCGCACCCACGAAGACCCTTGCCAAGTTGTGCAACAAGTGGGCGAAGAACAACCCTGCCTTCAACGGTGTCTGCCGCTGGGAATCAGTGCCGGCAGCCCAGCGCGAAGCGCTGATGGCCAAGCTGTCCGTGATCGAAATCTGGGGCGTTGCCACCAGATTGACCAAGCGTCTGAACGCGATGGGGATCTTCTCAATCCTGGACCTGACCCGGGCGAACCCGGTCGCGATCCGGGACAAGTACTCCATCGTCATGATGCGCACCGTGCTGGAACTGCAGGGCACCCCGTGTATTCCGATGGAAGAGGAACGGATCGGCCGGGACCAGCTGATCTTCTCCCGGTCCTTCTCCACACCGATCACCACAACGGCAGGGTTGCGGCAGGTCATGAGCGTGTACGCGCAAATGGCCTCCGCACGTCTGGCTAAACACGGCCTGCAAGCGAAAGTGTTGACGGCGTTCGCGGCGACGTCGCACTTCAACCCAAACGAAAAGTCCTTCCCCTCGGTCTGCCTGGCGCTGCCGATGCCCACCGCTGACCCGGTGTTGCTGACGAAGGCCGCCCACGCGCTGCTCCCCCAGGTCTACGAGGGCGTGAAGTATGTCCGGGCCGGGATCATGGTCACCGACCTGCGCCCGTCCGGGAACCAGAAACCCTTGGAACTGTTCGAGAACCCGCACGAAGAACGCGGCATTGGGATCCTGCTCGAAGACGTAGCCAAACGGTACGGCCGCGGCTCCATCGGGCTCGGTCATGCCGGGATCAAAGGCGGGCCGGACTGGTCTATGAAACGCGACATGCTCTCCCCCAGGTACACCACCCACTGGGACGAACTCCCCCTCGTCAAGGCCGCCTGA
- a CDS encoding LexA family transcriptional regulator: MGVIVGPRVIDAGLSLVTVQLSPVAVAAGYPSPAQDYFDGRIDLNAHLIKDVTSTFIVRVTGQSMEQAGISDGDELIVNRALEPKDGSVVVAVLDGELTIKRLRITPTGVILQADNPRFPDIEVPALSELTIWGVATRCLHHV; the protein is encoded by the coding sequence GTGGGCGTGATAGTTGGCCCCCGTGTGATAGACGCGGGACTCTCTCTGGTGACGGTTCAGCTGTCACCGGTAGCGGTGGCCGCCGGCTATCCCTCGCCCGCCCAGGACTACTTTGACGGACGGATCGATCTCAACGCGCACCTGATCAAAGACGTGACCAGCACCTTCATCGTCCGGGTCACCGGCCAATCCATGGAACAAGCCGGGATCAGCGACGGGGACGAGCTGATCGTTAACCGGGCACTGGAACCGAAGGACGGTTCCGTAGTCGTCGCCGTCCTGGACGGGGAACTAACGATCAAACGGCTGCGGATCACACCCACAGGCGTGATCCTGCAGGCCGACAATCCACGCTTCCCTGATATTGAGGTTCCGGCCTTGTCGGAACTGACGATCTGGGGCGTGGCCACGAGGTGCCTGCACCATGTCTAA
- a CDS encoding ATP-dependent DNA ligase, with product MSESIPRALQPPVAVALAKLVKRFPGPNALPGGIWAEPKWDGYRTIVLSDSEGVTLWSRQGKELSRIFPELCAAVRAQVPPGVVLDGEAVIWNGDRLDFEALQRRMVSSRTALPALVHELPASFAAFDVLAVAGQDIRGVPFTGRRQLLEELARCWAAPLNLSPTTADMDLAKTWLKDLPATGVEGLVFKGGSQPYDAARSWLKLKTKSTFDTVCAAVIGPITQPQAIITGLPVGGQLRIVGRSTVLSTRAGRDLGRQLRPALPGHPFPDEITETSLNRFSKDKDPVHLTLIEPIVVEISADVAWTGKSFRHPVGYVRVRPELDPDEVELPPHLKR from the coding sequence ATGAGCGAGTCCATCCCGCGGGCACTGCAACCACCGGTTGCTGTTGCCCTGGCGAAACTCGTCAAGAGGTTCCCCGGACCCAATGCCCTCCCGGGCGGGATCTGGGCCGAACCGAAATGGGATGGCTACAGGACGATAGTTCTGAGTGATTCTGAAGGGGTGACCCTGTGGAGCCGGCAGGGCAAAGAACTCTCCCGGATCTTTCCTGAGCTATGCGCAGCTGTACGGGCCCAGGTTCCGCCCGGCGTGGTGCTGGACGGTGAAGCGGTCATCTGGAACGGGGACCGGCTGGACTTCGAAGCGCTGCAACGCCGCATGGTCAGCTCCAGGACGGCTCTGCCGGCCTTGGTTCACGAACTGCCGGCATCGTTCGCAGCCTTTGACGTGCTGGCCGTTGCCGGGCAGGACATCCGGGGCGTCCCTTTCACGGGCCGCCGGCAGCTGCTCGAGGAACTGGCCCGGTGCTGGGCCGCCCCTTTGAACCTCTCCCCCACCACCGCGGACATGGACTTAGCGAAGACGTGGTTGAAGGACCTGCCAGCCACAGGGGTCGAAGGGCTGGTTTTCAAGGGGGGATCCCAGCCCTATGACGCCGCTAGGTCCTGGTTGAAGCTGAAGACAAAAAGCACGTTCGATACGGTCTGCGCAGCCGTCATAGGCCCGATAACGCAACCGCAAGCCATCATCACCGGATTGCCGGTGGGTGGGCAGCTGCGGATCGTGGGCCGGTCAACCGTCCTTTCCACACGGGCGGGGCGTGATCTGGGCCGCCAGCTCCGCCCGGCCCTGCCAGGGCATCCCTTTCCCGACGAGATCACCGAAACCTCGCTGAACAGATTCAGCAAAGACAAAGACCCGGTCCACCTGACGCTGATCGAGCCGATAGTGGTTGAGATATCGGCCGACGTCGCGTGGACCGGCAAATCCTTCAGACACCCCGTCGGATACGTCCGGGTCCGTCCAGAGTTGGATCCCGATGAGGTAGAACTCCCGCCGCATCTGAAAAGGTAG